The sequence TGCCTTTGACATCATGCTGCTGCATTTAAGCAATGATGAATTTACTATAAAGAGTGAAGAGAGTGATGGTGCTGAGCGGAAGCATTAAATCATTAGTCCGTGGTTGCCATGGTCGTCGGCAAAAATAAGCGGTCATTATTACATACATAGAATGCATTCATGGGCCGTGCCGATAGATTTGCGATCCACCCGACCGAAACTGTATTGTTTCCCTACGCTGCAGAATCACCAGCGCCCTGTTCAATGCCTGCTCGCTATAGTTTCTCCCATCTACAAACTCCCGCCGTAACGTAGCGAGACTCGTACTCCAGCCAATAGGCAATCTCCGCTTCAACTCATCTTCGACCTTGCCCACCATGGCCATGAGCTCTTTACTCGCGTGGCCCTCGCCGTGGACAGCAGCATCCATGGTTGATGCAAGGAACAGCCGCACCGCCTCGTCGACGTGGGCTTCTGTCGCGACCGCGGACAGGCTAAGCTTCGCGAGAGATTCTGTGATACGTATAATAGCTTCCAGCTGACGAACTGTGATGGGAATTGATGATCGTGCATTGGCGTCCAGTTCAGCTTTATGTACCTGTTTACGGATCGAGACAAAATGTGAAGACAGCTTTTCAGCGGCTTCAGGTGAGAGTCGAGGGGCACATCGACTGAAAAATTTTTGCAGTATCGTTAGCATGTGCATCAAGCTGAAATCAAGGGATCTTGGTGCTAGGCAAGACGACTTACGATCTACAATAACTGATATACCGTTTCATTTTTTCCACTGGAATCTCAGCTTCAATTTGCTCCTCAATCCCTCTGCCACCCATGTGAATGCCCATGACATGCTTTGCCATCTTTTTGTCACGTCCCCTTTCGTGTTCATCTCGTACGATGAATATCATATCGAATCTGGACAAGATTGTGGTTTGAAAGTCGATATTTTCTCCAGGAGTTTTCATATCATCGTATCGTCCAAATACAGGGTTTGCGGCGGCCAGCACAGAAGTTCGTGCATTCAAGATTGTGGTGATCCCAGCTTTAGCAATGGAGATAGTTTGCTGTTCCATGGCTTCATGGATTGCGACACGATCTTCATCTCGCATTTTATCGAATTCATCGATACATACGACCCCTCCATCCGCAAGAACCATGGCTCCTCCTTCGAGATAGAATTCTCGCGTAGTCGCATCGCGCTGGACGGAAGCCGTCAGACCTGCGGCGGAGGAACCTTTACCAGATGTATATATAGCAATTGGCGCCACTCTTTCCACAAATTTGAGCAGCTGCGATTTGGCAGTTCCTGGATCACCAAGGAGGAGAACGTTGATGTCTCCTCGAAGCTTCATGCCGTCAGGCAAAATTTTCTTCGATCCACCCATAAGAAGACATGCTATGGCCTTTTTGATGTCTCGATTTCCGTAAATCGATGGAGCTATGCAGTCCGCAAATACTTCATAGAGATCTGGCCGTCTACTCATTTCCAGGAattcttgctcttcttcttcggaaAAGATTGCACTACCCTTTGCGGTATGGTCAATGTCAGTCGTGATCCCCACGGCCCGAACATATGGGTTTCGAATGGCAGGCGCTCCGTTGGTTGCATTTTTCTTCCCCTTGGCTTGATAGATAGAGAATACGCCCATTATCGTACACCGAGAACCAGGTACCACACGATTCGCAAGATATCGATCGGCAGATATCAATATATGGCGAGGAAGTTCTCCAACGGGAACCTGATCTGGAGCCTCTTGGAGTTTAAGCACTTGTTGGTCGATAAATTGGCATTTCTCATGCACAACCACGTATGGGTCCAATGGACACTTATCCTCATTTTgatttctttcctttttgcaTGTCCGGGGTAACGACAATCCCGAAAATCCGCCCTCTACAACAATATTTTCCGACGTCTCACAGTTGCGGCATTTGATATGGATAACAGTCGCTTTCGACGATATTGTTGATGCACCAATAACAATCCCGGGTATTCGGACCAGATGGGAGACATTGGTTGCATGAAGGTCTCTGATTGTGATATGGGATGCAGTGGAATGGAGGAGAAGCTGGTGTTCTGGTAGCTCTACGTCTCTCTGGGATGGGTATACTATTCGCTGGGAGCACTGTTTTAGGGCGGCTTCGAACTGGAGTCGTGCAACAAGATTAGGACGAAAACCGAACCACTTTGAAAAGCAACTGTGGCTTACCAATGGAATTGTGTCTAAAGGATTTGTGGTGAGCCTATGCGCCAATTCTTCGTTGTATGCAATCAGATGGGCGATATCGACGGAGCAGTAATATTTATTGGCAAGGATATTTTGTCGAATCTGGTCTCTACAGCACCAAAATTAGTCAATGGCCGACTTTACATCATAGCTCACGAACTGCTCACCTGTATATGAAGGCATTGTCAAGCTGGAAGGCAAGGATAAATTCTCGGAGCTGGGCTTGAATGGCTGTGCGTGCTTCATCGGGCCCGTCAACTGTCGGTTGGAGGACACTGAGGGAGTAAGCGCTTCTTCTATCCATGATGGGTCATAAAACAACGGGATCACGGCGTCATTCACTGCACTTTGTTAAGCCAAATGAAAAGAATTTCGGTGTCGACTCTAGGAGGATTGACGGGAAACGCCTAACAGCAATCCGAACTTCTCAAGCTTGCAGAAATCCATAGCGACTCGTTGAGCGGCGGACGCGTCGCGTCGCACCCCGAAGCGCGTAAAGTGGTTTCTTGGCGTGGCTCCGGATAAACTATTTCTACGAGATGAGGCGGTGCCCCAGTGTGGCTGCCAGGGCCACCGGGTGCTGATTGGCTGTTGGGGTTGCCCGTCCTGGTCAGTTCGCCGTTGAGGTCGGGTGTTCGTATGTTTATGGAGTTCCAGGCACTGCACCAGAGAACGGTCACAGCGGCAAATTCATATCCACTTGGAGTTTGATTTTCTAGACCGACAGCTGTCCCGGTAGAACCCCGCGTTCAGCCTGTCCCTCTGTTTGGTGAAGTGAGCTTGATGCGCATCATGCCGCTCCATGCTCGAGCAGTGACCACCTAACAAATCGACCGTCTTTGATCGTCGATTTTGGTTGCGAAATGACCTCTCCGAATTCCCGAAAGTCGGTGGAAAACATAACTTCCCCGTCCTCGACCTCCTCGCTACCCCAGCTACCTTTTCTTCAATCCGATCCCGGTCGTTCTTTTTACCGGCCGAGACATGAATCCCGCCGCGGCTCGACGGCGAGTTCGATTGCGAGCTCAGGAGCCGCTTCCATTCTTACACTGCACAATGGCTCGATAGCAGAATCCGGCCAGAATGGTAAGCATGTGCGCTTTGTATGTCTCTGGCAGAACTGACTCCTTCCGCCTCTAGCTATATCGACTCTTCTCCAGCCGCCAATCGTCAGGACTGGCTTGCTTCCTCATACCTCTGCCCCGTCTAGCGGGTACAAACCACCGTCGACCAGAGATATCCCCCCCGTTACTTTGACAAATATCCCACATGTGGAATCAACATCCTTTGAGGCCTATATTTCACAGATCGGTTCTTTGTATGACTCGCTACGCCGCGCCAAGGAAGCTGTGAATAAGGGCGAGGGTCAATTGTTCGGAAAGCATGCGGAAACGTCGAAAGTGTCTGAGCTAGATACCATATTATCTCAGCAGTTGGATAGGCGGCAGTCAGTCTCCAGTTCGCTGCTCAGCGCATCAGGGGATGTACCTGGAAGGAGGGGCTCGTCACTGAATTACCGAAGTCGTGGGCCATCCGCTACCCCTTTATCGACTATCCCAAGGGTATACTTTGACGAAAATTTTCAGCTCGAAAATCCGCGGACGTTTGACATTGTCTCCGAACGGTCCGAAGTCATCAGCTCTCGCAAACCGTCAGAGTCGATCGATAATCCAGTAGAAATCCAGCCGACCAAGAGAAAAGCGCTAGCGACCAATGCCATACTACAGGAAAAATTATCGTGGTACCTAGATACTGTCGAGATTcatctcatttcttctataTCTACCGCTTCTACCTCGTTTTTCTCCGCCCTTGGCTCGCTGCGGGAGTTGCATGCAGAAGCCGAAGCATCTGTTAAGAAAATTCAAATCTTACGCAGCGATTTGGCTAGATTGGATAAGGATATAGCATTGGGAGGGCTTAAAGTCGTTAAACTACGTCGACGCCGAGAAAATGTTTCCAAACTTGCCAATGCAATGATTCAACTAAAAGAGGTAATCGATTCCGTTTCCCAATGCGAGCAAATGGTTGAGAAGGGCGACATCGAGGACGCCATTGATGAACTTGACGACGTTGAGCGATTGATTGCAGGCGAAAAGACTATAAAACCACGGGCAGATGCGCTCAGCGACTCATTTATTGATCTGCGAGGCATTAAGGCTCTGCAAGGTGCATCAGATGATCTAATGCAACTCCGGTACCGGATTGGAATGGGCTATGAGAGCCGCTTCTTGGAAGCCCTGCTGCAAGACCTTAGAGTACATGTTGAGGCTGTAGCACCTGAGATTACATTGCTGCGCTTAGGCGACACATTCCAGAGGTCTCGTAGGGCGCATCGCCAGATCCCCTCGACTCCAAAGTATATGCATGTGGACCATGAGTTGCGAGCGAGGCTACGTAGAGATTTGGCTGGCCTGGGCCGTTCTCACCATACCATGCCTGCTGCAACCTCCTTTAAAAATGCCATTTTACGAGAAATGAAAAGTATAATTCGACACCAGCTTCCGAGTTCGAGTGACGATGACACGGAGTCGATAATGTCTGCATCGACCCGCGGTGGGAGACAGCTCACCCAACAGGAAAAGTCATCAATACTCGCTCGTAATTTACGAGCATTAGATCCAGAAGATGCCCACTCCATGCTCACAAAAATTTATACCGGCATCAGCGAGTCATTGAGACGTCTCAGCGTTCAAGTCAAAGTTCTTCTTGACATCACGAGTGGACTTGAACATTCTCCCAACCCAAATGCAATCCGATCCCCGTCTAGAAGCCCTTCCGTACCCAATTTTAACGACCCCGCTAGCCCTGGCGAATTTGCCACAATCGCAAAGGATGAGATCTTGCAAGTGTTGGACATGTCTAGCCTCCTTGGACAGGCCGTCGACATCGTTCAATCGCAAATGGTAAAGGTGCTCAAGGTGCGGCTTGAGCAGATTGAAAACCTGACTTTGCCGCAATTTTTAAGGTACTTTAGCCTTAACAGACTCTTCGCTGATGAATGTGAGGCGATTTCAGGAAGAAGTGGTGCAGCCTTGAAGACAGTGGTGGACAACCAAATCAAAGCCTACATTGGCAGCTTTTCAGAGCGCCATAAACATCGGATTGTCCAGGTTATGGATTCTGACAAGTGGGATGCAAAAGATTTTGGTGATTCTGAAACAGTTTTGCTTAACAGAATCCTCCAGGCAAGCACTGGAGAGGTGGATGTATGGCTTGCGACATCAAGAATATGGGAAGATGAAGCAAACGGCACAGAAACAGCGACGAATGGATCCCCGATCAATGGCAATGACGTATCCGTCACCAGCAAGGATCGGCTCCGGAGCGCCATTATCGATGAGCAAAAATACATTCTACCAGAGTCTGCAATCTTAATGGTAAAAATAATCGAAGATTTCCAGCATTTAATGACAGGAATACCGAGCATAATTCCAGATATCGCTTCACATTTCTTGGAATGCCTCAAACTATTTAATTCCCGCCTATCGCAGCTAATCCTTGGCGCTGGCGCCACGAAGAGTGCTGGCTTGAAGAATATTACAACAAAACATCTTGCACTTGCGTCCCAAGCCTTGAGCCTTATTATGGCGCTCATCCCGTATGTCAGAGAATTTATCCGCAGGCATTGCACATCTCCTCCTCTTATGGCTGAGTTCGACAAAGTCAGAAGACTCTACCAAGAGCACCAGTCAGGTATTCATGAGAAGCTAGTCGACATCATGAGCTCTCGTGCAGCTGTACATGCCAATTCcatgaagaagatagatTGGGAATCGCAGAGGGATGTCAATGCTATCAGCCCATATATGGAGACCCTTGCCAAGGAAACTGGGACGCTACATCGAGTTCTAACCAAACATCTACCGGACACGACTGTCATGATGATCATGGTTCCTGTTTTCGCGAACTATCGAGATCAATGGACCAGAGCGTTTCAATCAGTTACTTTGAATTCTGAAACGGCTCGTCAAAGGTAAGCCTGCCCGTACCCTAACTCTCGGTACGTATTATTTGCTAACTTTTAACGTTTCTAAGGATGTTATCCGATGTCCAATTCTTCAAATCCAAAATAGACAAGTTAGATGGATCCGCTGATCTAGGAGAACATCTTATTGGAATTGTCAAGTCCAAAACAATTGTCAGCCCACCGGCAAGCAGTGCTTCTCCTCAGCCTGTGAAAGGCCCTTCTTCCCAGCCCCAAGAACTAGAAACAGGTGACCCAGAGGCCGGCAAAGATCATACCTAAGTTAATTATCAGCCTCATATGACTATGGATCCATTGATAGTCTTTGTGTTTTGAAGATGCCTACCTGCAGTGCCGATCCTGCTAGGATGTTCCACAATAAGCTATGATTTTTCTCATAGCATATACCTATCTGCTGATATGTCAACCCTTTGTTTAAGCGGGATCGGAGTTTTGGTCATTGTACTTCCGGGCTCTTCTTGCACAATCTTTCTTAGAGCTATGTATGATTTAAAATGAACCTATTTCCCCGTTCATCCAGTCAACTGTTCTGGGATTAAACATTTGTACATTAATGGGTTTCGATTTCCTCCCTGTGGCACTATACAGATGGCTTCTGTTTTTATATACTTGATATCCATACCCCTGGTCGGTAAAATGTTTCTCCTGAGATACTCTGGTCTTGATGCTCTCAGAAAGCACACCAAGCAGCACGAGGGCTATTCTCCCTAGCAGGAAGCACCGGAGGAAGCCGTCAATCACAGTGATTCCTTGACTAGGTCCTGCACACATCTCGCTTAATTTATGTGAAGAGGTTTGCCTGACAGGAACTGTTATATTTACACTCTCTGCTGTATCCTTCTTACTTCCTCTTATCGTGCACACACCGCCTACCTCTTGATATCAATAGCTTCCTCAAGAGTGTACAGCTGAACGAAGAAGAACAGCCTATCTTTTTAAATTGTTTATATCCAGTATGTTATTGGAGCTCCCCCTTTAACTACTTACCTAGTCGACTTGTATTGGGTGGGATATGCATATATGGTGATCTAACTGAATATTTTGGAATAGAATATTGGTTTGCAAAATGCCGATTCCTCTGTGGGAGCAGAGATCTCTGCCAGGAGACCATGATATCAAGCATGAGGATATAGCCTTTGCGATTGAAGAATTCGAACGCATGCAAATCCATGAAGGCCTTCAGAGCGCACAAAAAGGATACCTTTCTCAGGGGCTTGAATGCTTCAACCTTTGGATAGCTAAGGCCGGCCAGTTACCTACAGTTGCTCTGACACATATATCCGGGCTTTTAAAAAAAATGGCTTACTTGCCCAGGCTGTGTCACCTTGACCATCAAGCTCTGAGATCCGTTTGCCTTGGCATGAGAGGCCTAGCAGATCATTATACTGCACTGAAGCAAGACTTTCCACATGAAATCACTCAGTATGAAGAGTTTGGCGATGTGTTTGAGCCCTTGACGAGCGTTCTGCGCTGTGATATATGCTTCGGTGGCGAGAAGTTCAACGAAATTGATCCGGCAACAGGAAGACAATATGACTGGAGTTATATTGCCTCAGTCCTCAAAAGATACCCTTATATGGCCCTTCCTTCCTGGTATCAGCAATCTCAAGCCCTGTCCGCACCTCCTCCGATAGCGGAAACTCAAACAGCTCTTATTGCCAGCCTCAGGTTGGCCAGCACCACTCTTAGCATTGACTTCGACGCCGTTGCATGGCAAATTATCAGGTACAACGTGTATTTAGAGGTTCCTCGAGGGCCAAAATTATCACTGCGAACTGGAAACTGGCGCCAACTTGCAACAAGCATTGACGGCGCGCTCGTAACCCTTAGAGTGGTCTCCCAGTTGATGGCGGAGAAATATAGGGACAACTCAAATTCAGGACACACTCTTCTTCGAGCTGTGCAGTGTACACAGTCCAAGTGGTTCGAGAATTTCACTTCGCTGGACGAATTCACATTGACAAACGAAGCCATTGAGCTCAGTCGTCGGCTGGCTGAGACAGGCGATCCTCGAAGCGACCGAGACTTGCGCTGCGAGGCGCTTTACCACATCATGTCATACAAAAAGGTGAAAGCGTCCACCATTTTAAATCAAATGCAGCGTGCGGGCGAAAATCGTTCATTCCAGCCATCAATGGCAGCCCAAGTTCCCGCCTTGGGAGGCCAGCCTCAGTTAGGTACGCGAGCTCCCGGCCACATCGAGCCTTTCCCCGGCTACGTCTTAGAAGGAGATCGTAGGATTGACCAAAGCAGGGCCGCCATGATTCTCAACGCGTTGCACCGCATGGTAGATATTTATGGCTATCTGCCTGACCACATTGCTGTCTCTGATCTAAATCTCACCCTGTTGATGGCAATCCTTCACCCTTCGTTTTACCGAGCTTCCTTCATCGAATTGCTTCCCACATACGCGGGCCACAGTGAGAGGGAACTGGAGGAAGTTAACCTCGTCCGTATTCCCCATAGGGGTCTCGCATCAAAAGCCTCCTTTGAGGGGTTCTTTCACGTGAGCATGGGTCGCAATACCGTTCCCCCGAATGCAGAAGAGGTTGTTGGGCAAATCTTAAGGGCAGTTGAGGAGGGTGGTCAAGGGACTTTAGACCTTCACGACTTCGACATCAATGCACGAAATTACGAGCCTTTGTACAGTGACGACCGCGCCCTGCATCTTGTCTCGTTGCTGCGTGGGATTGCCAACTCCCGACGGCCGTATCCTAATATCAGTCCCGGAGAGAGATCAAGGATAGATCTGCGACTGGTAGACCTGACCTTAACCTTGTACACTTTAGTCAAGGAAAGCGACCTGGAGCATATGCTTGGATCAGCGGCAAATGATTATGGGATTCTTACCCGCTGTGCAGGGGATAATGAAGAGAGTTTGTATCGGGCTGGGCTCACCCGCCGTCAAGGCTGGGGGTTAATCAGTGTTGACGGAGGTTTGAACAGGTCATTAGAATGGACTTCAACCAATCAAAGTGAGGAATGTTTCGTGCTGCTACGTGCTGTTTCTAATCATAAACAATCGGGGGAATGTGCTCCTTGCTGAGCCATAATGTTCACCCATAAAGACTTTGACACTTATCCTACTAGCATTTACTCTCTCCCTAAGTTGGGTCACTACCCTTAAGCTCCCTTACATATAAGTTCCTGTCtgtatcctttttttttcctattAACTTTTCCTCATCTCCCATAATTGACATAAACATCATGCATAACGTACATTCCCCTCATTAATAAGCCCTGAGCCTCATGGACAGATCCCAGTTTTATTAGTTTCATATATTCGCTTAGCTCCCCTGACGGCATAAATCTGACATTTTCCTCTTCCGCCGCAGCGGTCGGTGCAGTATTGAGGGATCCGTTATTCCTGGAATGGGACAATCTGGAAGGTCATTGATCCATGCGGCAACGCTTTCCGCAGGCCTGTGATGCCATTGGTCTGTAAAACAGTTACTGCATTCGGAGAGATTGCGGCCCTGACACTCGCCCTGCCCAGATGCCGTTCTATGGCATACTGCCCGGCCACGAGGTAGCCTTACAACTAAGACCCTGTCATTCAATGGCTCAGATAAAGCTCTGGGTGGTGGATAGCTGGATGAGGAACTGCTTCCCCATTCACAACAGGACAGAGATTCGTTCTGACATGCGGCCAGGGATGCTTCGAACATTCCGTTACGTAGTTCAATCCGAATACCACCTTGACGCTCCAAAGAGAGTGTTCGTGTTGATATCGTGTCATACCCGCTTGACAATGAGCGATCGGTGGGAGCGCCACCAAACCGACCTTGTCCACAGCAACACGAACTAAACTCCTCAAGGACAGGTATTAGACTATTTGCCATGACTAGTCTGAGTCTCTCAAGGAGAAGTGACCGGCATTCGCATGTGTAGGTGGGGTCTAGTCTTCGAAAAGTCTCGACAGAACGATCCGTAGCTGAAGGGAAACCTGATGGCGGCTCTATAACCGGGAGGGCATTGTTTTCCCCGAAAGGGAGCGCTTCATAGGGCTCTGTCTGGGCGGCTTCGCCTGCTTGATACCTGTCCTCGAGCGACGAAGAATTGGTTCTCCTCGGGCAATAAATAAAGCACCTCTTGACATTGCGACCAGTGCGCCAGAGCCTTCCTTTTAGACGGGAGAACTTCGTACGCAGTTTCATCGCTTTCCGAGCAGGGAAGTTGGCTCGGCTCTCAGCTAAATACCGAATGAGAGCTGACCTGTTAGAGAAGGATGAAATACATACGAATTAGCAAAGGTGTGAATCATATAGGACGGAAGGAAGAGCGAGAAAACATAATTCGATAGCGAAACTCGAGTGCTTAAAAGGTCAAAAGGAGTCGATAAAAGAGGGGCGTGGACAATGCCTCTGTGGTCTCTGCGCTTTACAGCGCAGAACTGCAAAACAAGCCTCAAATAAAGGAGGGACAGGCAAACCCGACGGCAGTTCCCTGATTCTTGTATAACTGAAAACCAATAGTTCAAGAAAAATATAGATGATGTATATCCATGCACTGGGGCTGGGAAGTTGGAACGCAGGAATAGTACAACCCAAGGCTCTCACTCCGCCTCCAACCCATGGTTTAGGCCTTGTACCAGCTAGACGTGTTCGACATACGCAGGGTTTGGTCCTAAAAGGATCAAATTCATGTGTTAGCGAAAGCTCTTGAAATGCGATGCGAGGCTCAGACCAAGCATGAACTCCGTAGGCGGGACGGTCGGCAAGGAAATGTAGGATTCGCACGACTAATCGCATCCCCTTAAATCCTGAGTGAAGAGGAGCATTTCTCGGGGAATGAGGAGATAATAGAGATTATTGTTGATGGTTATATCGTTGAAATCGAAAGCAGATGGTATCTGGAGTGGGATAAAACGCCGTGGGAAGTTGGCAGTCAACTTCCTGCAGAAAGGAATCTATGGCTCCTGCACTGCACCCGCCAACGCACTAGCATCAGTTGAAATCGCTTATTTTATGAAGGGATGAGTTGCTATGTCTCCAGGACAATATTAAACAGATGGAAAAAGGAGGAAATTATTCCAGGAAAAAGTAGACTCGAATTATAGGGGGAGCATTACCAGCATCAACGCAAACGGCTGATTCTGAATGCAACACTATAGTTCAAAGGATACTAAGATTAGAATCATTTTTTTCTGGTCGTAAAGATCAGGATGATGCCGAAATTCGGTATCTATCAGTGTTGCAGGAAAATGCCTACTTTCAGCAGAGCTGGGATTCGTACCGGCGACGTCCAAAATTGAGGTACATGGCGAGGTACTTCGCGGCGAAGTACACTATATCGCATTCTGTTTTCGAGTCTTCCAGCAATCCTAATGCATCCCATGCCACAAAGAATACAAAAACAAGAGATAAAGCTAATATTAACCAGAATGACAAAAAGTTCATGACGAGCTGGGCTCAAGTCATTATGAAACTCAGCACCAGAAGCGGTCGGTTTCTACACTGCAACCCTTTCTGTGACACCTAGAGGCACATACTGCCATTGGGGCGTTACAACATACCGCGGTACCTCGGTACTGTAAGCTGGATCTCACGCGTTATCCAACTAGGCCAGGCCGGGGAGTGACACTAGGACTCGAAGGAACTTAACATATGGCGGACCGCCTACAAGCTATTCACCCCCCTTACTCACGTAACGAGCCCCAG is a genomic window of Coccidioides posadasii str. Silveira chromosome 3, complete sequence containing:
- the MCM5 gene encoding minichromosome maintenance protein 5 (EggNog:ENOG410PGAC~COG:L~BUSCO:2127at33183), whose protein sequence is MDRRSAYSLSVLQPTVDGPDEARTAIQAQLREFILAFQLDNAFIYRDQIRQNILANKYYCSVDIAHLIAYNEELAHRLTTNPLDTIPLFEAALKQCSQRIVYPSQRDVELPEHQLLLHSTASHITIRDLHATNVSHLVRIPGIVIGASTISSKATVIHIKCRNCETSENIVVEGGFSGLSLPRTCKKERNQNEDKCPLDPYVVVHEKCQFIDQQVLKLQEAPDQVPVGELPRHILISADRYLANRVVPGSRCTIMGVFSIYQAKGKKNATNGAPAIRNPYVRAVGITTDIDHTAKGSAIFSEEEEQEFLEMSRRPDLYEVFADCIAPSIYGNRDIKKAIACLLMGGSKKILPDGMKLRGDINVLLLGDPGTAKSQLLKFVERVAPIAIYTSGKGSSAAGLTASVQRDATTREFYLEGGAMVLADGGVVCIDEFDKMRDEDRVAIHEAMEQQTISIAKAGITTILNARTSVLAAANPVFGRYDDMKTPGENIDFQTTILSRFDMIFIVRDEHERGRDKKMAKHVMGIHMGGRGIEEQIEAEIPVEKMKRYISYCRSRCAPRLSPEAAEKLSSHFVSIRKQVHKAELDANARSSIPITVRQLEAIIRITESLAKLSLSAVATEAHVDEAVRLFLASTMDAAVHGEGHASKELMAMVGKVEDELKRRLPIGWSTSLATLRREFVDGRNYSEQALNRALVILQRRETIQFRSGGSQIYRHGP
- a CDS encoding uncharacterized protein (EggNog:ENOG410PGGC~COG:U~TransMembrane:1 (o879-897i)~BUSCO:1147at33183), whose amino-acid sequence is MTSPNSRKSVENITSPSSTSSLPQLPFLQSDPGRSFYRPRHESRRGSTASSIASSGAASILTLHNGSIAESGQNAISTLLQPPIVRTGLLPHTSAPSSGYKPPSTRDIPPVTLTNIPHVESTSFEAYISQIGSLYDSLRRAKEAVNKGEGQLFGKHAETSKVSELDTILSQQLDRRQSVSSSLLSASGDVPGRRGSSLNYRSRGPSATPLSTIPRVYFDENFQLENPRTFDIVSERSEVISSRKPSESIDNPVEIQPTKRKALATNAILQEKLSWYLDTVEIHLISSISTASTSFFSALGSLRELHAEAEASVKKIQILRSDLARLDKDIALGGLKVVKLRRRRENVSKLANAMIQLKEVIDSVSQCEQMVEKGDIEDAIDELDDVERLIAGEKTIKPRADALSDSFIDLRGIKALQGASDDLMQLRYRIGMGYESRFLEALLQDLRVHVEAVAPEITLLRLGDTFQRSRRAHRQIPSTPKYMHVDHELRARLRRDLAGLGRSHHTMPAATSFKNAILREMKSIIRHQLPSSSDDDTESIMSASTRGGRQLTQQEKSSILARNLRALDPEDAHSMLTKIYTGISESLRRLSVQVKVLLDITSGLEHSPNPNAIRSPSRSPSVPNFNDPASPGEFATIAKDEILQVLDMSSLLGQAVDIVQSQMVKVLKVRLEQIENLTLPQFLRYFSLNRLFADECEAISGRSGAALKTVVDNQIKAYIGSFSERHKHRIVQVMDSDKWDAKDFGDSETVLLNRILQASTGEVDVWLATSRIWEDEANGTETATNGSPINGNDVSVTSKDRLRSAIIDEQKYILPESAILMVKIIEDFQHLMTGIPSIIPDIASHFLECLKLFNSRLSQLILGAGATKSAGLKNITTKHLALASQALSLIMALIPYVREFIRRHCTSPPLMAEFDKVRRLYQEHQSGIHEKLVDIMSSRAAVHANSMKKIDWESQRDVNAISPYMETLAKETGTLHRVLTKHLPDTTVMMIMVPVFANYRDQWTRAFQSVTLNSETARQRMLSDVQFFKSKIDKLDGSADLGEHLIGIVKSKTIVSPPASSASPQPVKGPSSQPQELETGDPEAGKDHT
- a CDS encoding uncharacterized protein (EggNog:ENOG410Q5BY) is translated as MPIPLWEQRSLPGDHDIKHEDIAFAIEEFERMQIHEGLQSAQKGYLSQGLECFNLWIAKAGQLPTVALTHISGLLKKMAYLPRLCHLDHQALRSVCLGMRGLADHYTALKQDFPHEITQYEEFGDVFEPLTSVLRCDICFGGEKFNEIDPATGRQYDWSYIASVLKRYPYMALPSWYQQSQALSAPPPIAETQTALIASLRLASTTLSIDFDAVAWQIIRYNVYLEVPRGPKLSLRTGNWRQLATSIDGALVTLRVVSQLMAEKYRDNSNSGHTLLRAVQCTQSKWFENFTSLDEFTLTNEAIELSRRLAETGDPRSDRDLRCEALYHIMSYKKVKASTILNQMQRAGENRSFQPSMAAQVPALGGQPQLGTRAPGHIEPFPGYVLEGDRRIDQSRAAMILNALHRMVDIYGYLPDHIAVSDLNLTLLMAILHPSFYRASFIELLPTYAGHSERELEEVNLVRIPHRGLASKASFEGFFHVSMGRNTVPPNAEEVVGQILRAVEEGGQGTLDLHDFDINARNYEPLYSDDRALHLVSLLRGIANSRRPYPNISPGERSRIDLRLVDLTLTLYTLVKESDLEHMLGSAANDYGILTRCAGDNEESLYRAGLTRRQGWGLISVDGGLNRSLEWTSTNQSEECFVLLRAVSNHKQSGECAPC